A window from Enterococcus mediterraneensis encodes these proteins:
- a CDS encoding HIT family protein, protein MLGRVSLGCIFCSKIEESQIIKETDSFFLVYDTDPIQVGHLLIISKGHFMNIAEFPFPLLQELILLEQQLIKEIEKLADVLGVTVIQNNGKVMMENTHFHVHLVPRYAEDGFWDNQKIVFHALDEIDLRNRLESTS, encoded by the coding sequence ATGCTAGGTCGTGTTAGTTTGGGTTGTATTTTTTGTTCGAAAATTGAAGAATCTCAAATAATAAAAGAAACGGATTCTTTCTTTTTAGTGTATGATACTGATCCGATCCAAGTGGGGCATTTACTGATTATTTCTAAAGGACATTTCATGAATATAGCTGAATTTCCATTTCCATTGTTGCAAGAATTGATCCTTCTCGAACAACAGCTTATCAAAGAAATCGAAAAGTTGGCAGATGTCTTAGGAGTCACCGTTATTCAAAACAATGGAAAAGTTATGATGGAAAATACGCATTTTCATGTTCATTTAGTTCCGCGTTACGCAGAAGATGGGTTTTGGGACAACCAAAAGATCGTTTTTCATGCACTGGATGAAATCGATTTGCGTAACAGGCTAGAATCGACCAGCTAA
- a CDS encoding HIT family protein yields the protein MERCLFCEIIKENDPARKIAESETVLVYLEDAGDVDGHMIIVPKKHVKNLIDCEFDLLMDLMTMVKELSIHCVDNCGFDGINLIKADDETMLSPSKHLHFHIIPRKKNDDIDAWPFFTGAKQKLTDMHQLLKMEDTLKD from the coding sequence ATGGAGCGTTGCTTATTTTGTGAGATCATTAAAGAAAATGACCCAGCCCGAAAAATAGCTGAAAGTGAAACAGTTCTTGTTTATTTAGAGGATGCCGGGGATGTGGATGGACACATGATCATCGTTCCGAAAAAACATGTGAAAAATTTGATCGACTGCGAGTTTGATCTGTTGATGGATCTAATGACTATGGTCAAAGAACTTTCAATTCATTGTGTCGATAATTGCGGATTCGATGGAATAAATTTAATAAAAGCGGACGATGAAACGATGTTGTCACCTTCTAAGCATTTGCATTTTCATATTATTCCTAGAAAGAAAAATGATGATATCGACGCCTGGCCTTTTTTTACAGGTGCGAAGCAGAAATTAACCGATATGCACCAGCTTCTCAAGATGGAAGACACATTAAAAGATTGA
- a CDS encoding Rgg/GadR/MutR family transcriptional regulator yields the protein MEQHILLRKLRTDRKLSQSFLAKGITTREAVTRFEHRGSHIASTTLFLFLEKMNISPEEYYFLLNDCKLTEKQQINLEGAAYINHPNEQAAYLKRLETAFFSSSDPFYSLIKAQYKLLYAKFNDGTEQLLDCENDRQTIITYLNRIEDWGWFELSLFSNLLFIFESSYIIDTFKVTIKKMRMYSQHPSYKKGVSFFINNSLILFLSRREYDYIDVILPYLDELTKDITYCNERFAYLIFKKIAHARENFKLADIQKELEMLSALGYQQKANQVIHQLSSLLP from the coding sequence ATGGAGCAACATATACTACTAAGAAAATTGAGAACAGATCGTAAACTGTCTCAAAGTTTTTTAGCCAAAGGCATCACTACCCGAGAAGCCGTCACCAGATTTGAACACAGGGGATCCCATATAGCTTCGACTACCTTGTTTCTCTTTTTAGAAAAAATGAACATTTCTCCCGAAGAGTATTATTTTTTGCTGAATGATTGCAAATTGACGGAAAAGCAGCAAATCAATCTCGAAGGAGCTGCCTATATAAATCACCCTAATGAACAAGCGGCCTATTTAAAACGGCTGGAAACTGCCTTTTTCAGTTCAAGTGACCCCTTCTATTCATTGATCAAAGCTCAATACAAACTATTGTACGCTAAGTTCAATGATGGTACTGAACAGCTTTTAGACTGCGAGAATGACAGACAGACGATCATTACTTATTTGAACAGGATCGAGGATTGGGGCTGGTTCGAACTTTCCTTATTTTCCAATCTGCTCTTTATCTTCGAGTCTTCCTATATCATAGATACTTTCAAGGTGACTATTAAAAAAATGCGGATGTATTCTCAGCATCCCTCTTATAAAAAAGGCGTTTCTTTTTTTATAAACAACAGCCTGATCCTGTTTTTGAGTCGAAGGGAATATGACTATATCGATGTGATTTTGCCTTATCTTGATGAACTGACAAAAGACATAACCTACTGTAATGAAAGATTTGCTTATTTGATTTTCAAAAAGATCGCCCACGCTAGAGAAAATTTCAAATTAGCTGATATTCAAAAAGAATTGGAGATGCTCTCCGCTTTAGGTTATCAACAAAAAGCAAACCAAGTGATCCATCAGCTTTCCTCTTTGCTTCCATAA
- a CDS encoding ATP-binding cassette domain-containing protein: MTSEKQTVLSVRDLEISFGEGKNRFVAVQNANFDIYKGETFSLVGESGSGKTTIGRAIVGLNETSKGDIFFEGMRINGALSKKEHAQAVRKIQMIFQDPSASLNERATVEYIISEGLYNFNLFSSEEERLQKVEKIIKEVGLLPEHMYRYPHEFSGGQRQRIGIARALVMEPELVVADEPISALDVSIRAQVLNLLKDAQAKRQVTYLFVAHDLSVVRFISDRIAVIRQGHILELAETEELFNYPLHPYTKALLSAVPIPDPILARKKKLQVYDPNMHDYSEDKPVFSEVKPGHFVFGNQKELEEYRAAVY; encoded by the coding sequence TTGACAAGTGAGAAACAAACTGTGCTAAGCGTAAGAGATTTAGAAATCTCTTTTGGGGAAGGAAAAAATAGATTTGTCGCTGTTCAAAACGCGAATTTTGATATCTATAAAGGTGAAACTTTCTCTCTTGTTGGAGAGTCAGGCTCGGGAAAAACAACGATCGGCCGAGCAATCGTGGGATTGAACGAAACCAGTAAGGGAGATATCTTTTTTGAAGGCATGCGGATCAATGGTGCTCTTTCAAAAAAAGAACACGCTCAAGCTGTTCGGAAAATCCAAATGATTTTTCAAGATCCTTCCGCTTCATTAAATGAGCGTGCGACCGTTGAATATATCATTTCAGAAGGATTGTATAACTTCAATTTATTTTCATCAGAAGAAGAACGTCTGCAAAAAGTCGAAAAGATCATTAAAGAAGTCGGATTACTGCCAGAGCATATGTATCGGTATCCTCATGAGTTTTCCGGGGGACAACGCCAACGGATCGGTATCGCTCGTGCTTTGGTAATGGAACCCGAACTGGTCGTAGCGGACGAACCGATCTCTGCGTTAGATGTTTCCATTCGTGCTCAAGTATTGAACCTGTTAAAAGATGCTCAGGCAAAACGGCAAGTAACGTATCTTTTTGTTGCGCATGATCTTTCTGTTGTTCGTTTTATTTCAGATCGGATCGCTGTTATCAGACAAGGGCACATTCTTGAACTTGCGGAAACAGAGGAACTATTCAACTATCCTTTGCATCCTTATACGAAAGCACTGCTTTCGGCTGTCCCTATTCCGGATCCTATTTTGGCGCGGAAGAAAAAACTGCAAGTATATGATCCAAACATGCATGATTACTCAGAAGATAAACCTGTCTTCAGCGAAGTAAAGCCGGGGCATTTTGTCTTCGGAAATCAAAAAGAATTAGAAGAGTATCGTGCCGCTGTTTATTAA
- a CDS encoding ABC transporter permease, protein MKRYLLFRIIRSIVSIFLVTTLTYAVIYSLVPRKTIFANDVNYGKLKAKPDELAEYENTAFSKMGYIEYYNSKKLKNAALSTKEKNTELSSAETAEKYQEWAEQNGWTLKRFPISKNYYAVKDVPLLKRVVNFYADMIQVDHPWRVKDASNPDLKRYLKIEKDELAGWALVGSGTKYKYQIYFNGQFPYIHQNIFHLNLGTSYPTFAGQDVTTIVSGGQGKADTVETKFENGMTARSSADIYSRQYQKTSNISARDKKFYSDNYTITDSNFEDPSMMGTSFRMGVVAVLIAYAIGIPSAMLMARYKGKLPDKIGIGLVTVLISVPSLAFIYFFRFIGSSWFDLPDSFPTLGAESIRSYILPTVILGLLSVSGIVIWLRRYMIDQQSSDYVKFAKAKGLSTREIARKHIFKNAAIPIVNGIPGSIIGAIAGATITETVFAAPGMGKMLPDAIIAHNNPLVIAIVFVFTTVSVFSILFGDIAMALVDPRIKLSSGGK, encoded by the coding sequence GTGAAAAGATACCTATTATTTAGGATTATTCGTTCCATAGTCAGCATTTTTCTTGTAACGACTTTAACATACGCTGTGATTTACTCCCTAGTTCCAAGAAAAACGATTTTTGCGAACGATGTAAATTACGGAAAATTAAAAGCAAAGCCTGATGAACTGGCGGAGTATGAAAACACCGCCTTCAGTAAAATGGGATACATTGAATATTACAATTCTAAAAAGTTAAAAAATGCCGCATTATCAACCAAGGAGAAAAACACCGAGTTATCCTCTGCGGAGACAGCGGAAAAATATCAAGAATGGGCTGAACAGAACGGATGGACGCTCAAACGATTTCCTATCAGTAAAAATTACTATGCAGTAAAAGATGTTCCTTTGTTGAAGCGAGTCGTCAATTTTTACGCAGATATGATCCAAGTAGATCATCCATGGCGAGTCAAGGATGCAAGTAATCCCGATTTGAAAAGGTATCTGAAGATCGAAAAAGATGAACTTGCTGGTTGGGCGCTTGTAGGTTCTGGGACTAAATATAAATATCAAATTTATTTTAATGGACAATTTCCGTATATCCACCAAAATATTTTTCATTTAAATTTAGGAACATCCTATCCGACTTTTGCAGGTCAAGATGTAACAACTATCGTATCTGGCGGTCAAGGAAAAGCGGATACTGTAGAAACAAAATTCGAGAACGGAATGACTGCGCGTTCTTCCGCGGATATTTACTCACGTCAGTATCAAAAAACGTCAAACATCTCTGCCAGAGATAAAAAGTTCTATTCTGATAACTATACGATCACTGATTCGAATTTTGAAGATCCTTCAATGATGGGGACTTCTTTCCGAATGGGTGTAGTTGCGGTATTGATCGCTTATGCGATTGGTATTCCGTCAGCGATGCTGATGGCGCGCTATAAAGGAAAATTACCAGATAAAATCGGGATTGGTTTAGTCACTGTCTTGATTTCTGTTCCCAGCTTAGCCTTTATTTACTTCTTCCGATTTATTGGAAGCTCTTGGTTTGATTTGCCGGATTCATTCCCAACTTTAGGCGCAGAAAGCATCCGTTCGTATATCTTACCAACTGTTATTTTAGGACTATTGTCAGTTTCAGGGATCGTGATCTGGTTGCGAAGATACATGATCGATCAACAATCTTCTGATTATGTTAAATTCGCCAAAGCCAAAGGTCTGAGTACTAGAGAGATCGCGCGGAAGCATATCTTCAAAAACGCTGCGATTCCTATCGTAAACGGTATACCTGGAAGCATTATTGGAGCTATCGCCGGTGCGACGATTACAGAAACGGTGTTTGCCGCTCCTGGTATGGGGAAAATGCTGCCTGATGCGATCATTGCCCACAATAATCCGTTAGTTATCGCGATCGTCTTCGTATTTACGACGGTATCTGTCTTTTCTATTTTATTCGGCGATATCGCTATGGCATTAGTCGACCCACGAATCAAACTGTCATCAGGAGGGAAATAG
- a CDS encoding peptide ABC transporter substrate-binding protein, protein MKKVLAALLVSVFVLGACSSGNEKKDASGDKTEKSELVSDYKTVYATDIETLDYTFSSRQTNSDHYTNFVEGLLENDRYGNLKADMAESWEVSEDGLTYTYHIRKGVPWVDSEGNEYGADVTAHDFVTGLKHAADTQSETLYIVANSIKGLADYVAGKTDDFSKVGVKAVDDYTLQYTLNKPESYWNSKTTYGILYPVNEEFLKSKGKDFGKPTPDSILYNGAFILSNNTAKSVIEYTKNESYWDLDNVHLDTVKYTYNDGSDPDGLFKSYEKGDLSAARVYPNSPGYKDVQKAYPDGVTWSQTGGSTYNMTFNFNRGTFDATKKTTDKQKESTHKAILNRDFRLAVLFGFDKKSYNAQTVGDEGANTSLRNTLVPGEFVSIDGKPYGDTVQSKLQALDKEAFGDVKLADGHDAYYNADKAKTYIEKAKEELEGEGVEFPVHLDLPVQETSEMSVNAMKSLKNSIEKSLGSENVVVDINLLNADKYLAATYQATTGQAGDYDISTASGWGPDFTDPSSYLNIYDSRAGDMIHTLGLEASSIVQGKDPSTDAKKAIKLSEYDALLDKASAITDDVNARYTAYADAEAWLLDNALQVPIYSDGGTPRVTNVVPFSAPYGWAGIAANKLKYVEVQSDIVTTEQHDKAQKAWEAKKEETAKKAEESSSK, encoded by the coding sequence ATGAAAAAAGTTCTAGCCGCGCTTTTAGTAAGTGTGTTCGTACTAGGAGCATGTAGTAGCGGAAACGAGAAAAAGGACGCAAGTGGAGATAAAACAGAAAAAAGTGAGTTGGTTTCGGATTATAAGACAGTCTATGCGACTGATATTGAAACATTGGACTATACATTTTCTTCACGACAAACAAACAGTGACCATTATACAAACTTCGTAGAAGGGCTGCTTGAAAATGATCGTTACGGGAATTTAAAAGCCGACATGGCTGAGTCTTGGGAAGTCAGTGAAGACGGATTGACCTATACCTATCATATTCGTAAAGGTGTTCCATGGGTCGATAGCGAAGGAAATGAATACGGTGCTGACGTGACGGCGCATGACTTCGTTACCGGTTTGAAGCACGCTGCTGATACACAATCAGAAACACTATATATCGTTGCCAATAGTATCAAAGGATTGGCTGATTACGTGGCTGGGAAAACAGATGACTTCTCTAAAGTCGGTGTAAAAGCAGTGGATGATTACACTCTTCAATACACATTGAACAAACCAGAATCTTACTGGAACTCAAAAACAACTTACGGAATCCTATATCCTGTCAATGAAGAGTTTCTTAAATCAAAAGGAAAAGATTTCGGGAAGCCAACACCTGATTCTATCCTATATAACGGTGCGTTTATCTTATCAAACAATACCGCAAAATCAGTTATTGAATATACGAAAAACGAATCTTATTGGGATTTAGACAATGTTCATCTTGATACCGTGAAATATACGTACAATGACGGAAGCGATCCAGACGGCTTGTTTAAATCTTATGAAAAAGGCGACTTGTCAGCTGCTCGAGTATATCCTAACTCTCCAGGATATAAAGATGTGCAAAAAGCTTACCCAGATGGTGTGACATGGTCACAAACTGGTGGTTCGACTTATAACATGACATTTAACTTCAACCGTGGCACTTTCGACGCAACTAAAAAGACTACAGATAAACAAAAGGAAAGTACTCATAAAGCAATCTTGAACCGTGACTTCCGTTTAGCTGTCTTGTTCGGTTTCGATAAGAAGAGTTACAATGCACAAACAGTCGGAGACGAAGGTGCGAATACATCTTTGCGGAATACACTGGTTCCTGGCGAATTCGTATCAATCGACGGTAAACCTTACGGAGATACAGTCCAAAGCAAATTGCAAGCGTTGGATAAAGAAGCCTTTGGCGATGTAAAACTAGCAGATGGACATGACGCTTATTACAATGCCGACAAAGCTAAGACGTATATTGAAAAAGCCAAAGAAGAACTTGAAGGCGAAGGCGTAGAATTCCCCGTTCATCTTGACTTGCCAGTCCAAGAAACAAGCGAAATGAGTGTCAATGCAATGAAATCATTGAAAAACTCAATTGAAAAATCACTTGGTTCTGAAAATGTCGTAGTAGATATCAACTTACTGAACGCAGATAAATACTTGGCTGCCACTTATCAAGCAACAACAGGGCAAGCTGGTGACTACGATATCTCAACAGCTTCTGGTTGGGGTCCAGACTTTACTGACCCATCATCTTACTTGAATATCTATGATTCTCGTGCAGGTGACATGATCCATACACTAGGTTTAGAAGCTTCATCAATCGTTCAAGGAAAAGATCCTTCAACAGACGCGAAGAAAGCTATCAAACTTAGCGAGTATGACGCTTTGTTAGATAAAGCTTCTGCAATCACTGATGATGTGAATGCACGTTACACTGCTTACGCTGACGCGGAAGCATGGTTGTTGGACAACGCTTTGCAAGTACCGATCTACTCAGACGGTGGCACACCTCGTGTAACGAATGTCGTTCCATTCAGTGCACCTTATGGTTGGGCTGGAATCGCAGCAAACAAACTTAAATACGTGGAAGTTCAATCAGATATTGTAACAACTGAGCAACACGATAAAGCACAAAAAGCTTGGGAAGCGAAAAAAGAAGAAACCGCTAAAAAAGCAGAAGAATCAAGTTCAAAATAA
- a CDS encoding RNA-guided endonuclease TnpB family protein has product MLRMKAYRFRIYPTEEQRVFLIKTFGCVRFTYNTLLKSGSNMQERLSPAKLKKDFPFLKEVDSLALANAQRHLDRAFKNYYQGRASYPKLKSKRSRWQSYTTNNQQHTVYIQDGMLKVPKLKSLIPLELHREIKGNIKTATISAEDSKEFYVSLLCEEDIPIIKKTNKTIKIHFSRERLIEPEMCLEHYYLDILKTEEIIRKAEKRLGVRKHAALKQHKKLSQAQNYQKQKQRVNRLYVHRQNQKNALFDKLSIHLVREYDRIYIQNLPSQEESEKIFYSTDWQRFLTKLSYKAEWYGKEIILDE; this is encoded by the coding sequence ATGCTGAGGATGAAAGCCTATAGATTTCGCATATACCCAACAGAAGAACAGCGAGTTTTTCTGATTAAGACCTTTGGATGTGTACGATTTACTTATAATACTTTATTAAAAAGCGGTTCAAATATGCAGGAGCGCTTGTCACCTGCAAAACTGAAAAAAGATTTTCCATTTTTGAAAGAAGTGGATAGTTTAGCTTTAGCAAATGCACAGCGGCACTTAGATCGGGCGTTCAAGAATTACTATCAAGGAAGGGCCAGCTATCCAAAGCTCAAAAGCAAACGCAGCCGTTGGCAATCCTATACTACTAATAATCAGCAGCATACAGTCTACATTCAAGATGGAATGTTGAAAGTGCCCAAGTTGAAATCGTTGATCCCGTTAGAACTACATAGAGAAATCAAGGGTAATATCAAAACAGCAACTATTTCAGCGGAAGATAGTAAGGAATTTTATGTTTCACTTCTGTGTGAGGAAGATATACCAATCATCAAAAAGACCAATAAAACGATCAAAATCCACTTTTCAAGAGAACGACTAATCGAGCCTGAGATGTGTTTGGAACACTACTATCTGGATATCTTAAAAACGGAAGAAATAATAAGAAAAGCAGAAAAACGATTAGGGGTGAGAAAACATGCGGCGCTTAAGCAGCATAAAAAGTTATCGCAAGCCCAGAATTATCAAAAACAAAAGCAGCGTGTCAATCGGTTGTACGTCCATCGCCAAAACCAAAAAAACGCGCTGTTTGACAAGTTATCGATACATTTAGTTCGAGAATATGATCGGATCTATATCCAAAACCTGCCATCACAGGAAGAATCAGAGAAAATATTTTATTCCACTGATTGGCAGCGTTTTTTGACCAAACTGTCTTATAAAGCTGAATGGTATGGAAAAGAGATTATCCTGGACGAGTAA
- a CDS encoding ABC transporter ATP-binding protein: MNNESILSVEHLSVSFKVRHRELKAIRDISLELKEKETLAIVGESGSGKSVLTKTFTGMLEQNGFITNGTIYYKGQPLNELKKDSDWEKIRGKEIATIFQDPMTSLNPIKTIGSQISEVIVKHQKKTPKEAKELAIDLMTKTGIPNAEKRYNEYPFQYSGGMRQRIVIAIALACRPKILICDEPTTALDVTIQAQILELIKELQEEYQFTTIFITHDLGVVASIADKVAVMYGGQIIESGTVEEIFYDPRHPYTWSLLSALPQLAQKGDVLYSVPGTPPSLYKDIVGDAFAPRSAYAMAIDFKEEPPMFPISETHFAKTWLLDPRAPQVEKPEQIKNLHEKMIELTEHLDIDDTEDRSDKFDK; the protein is encoded by the coding sequence ATGAATAATGAATCGATCTTATCCGTGGAACATTTGTCCGTTAGTTTTAAAGTTCGCCACCGCGAGCTTAAAGCGATACGAGATATTTCACTAGAATTGAAAGAAAAAGAAACATTAGCAATCGTTGGCGAATCCGGTTCCGGCAAATCTGTTTTGACAAAAACGTTTACTGGTATGCTGGAACAAAATGGATTCATAACGAATGGAACCATCTACTACAAAGGTCAACCATTGAATGAGTTGAAAAAAGATTCTGATTGGGAAAAGATACGTGGTAAAGAAATAGCCACGATTTTCCAAGATCCTATGACTTCTTTGAATCCAATCAAAACGATTGGATCGCAAATTTCAGAAGTTATCGTCAAACACCAGAAGAAAACGCCAAAAGAAGCGAAAGAATTGGCAATCGATCTGATGACAAAAACCGGTATACCTAACGCGGAAAAACGATATAATGAGTATCCTTTTCAATATTCCGGCGGGATGAGACAACGGATCGTTATCGCCATTGCGTTGGCCTGCCGTCCTAAAATTTTGATTTGTGACGAACCAACAACTGCTCTGGATGTAACGATTCAAGCGCAGATCTTGGAGTTGATCAAAGAGTTGCAGGAAGAATACCAATTCACAACGATTTTTATCACCCATGATCTAGGTGTTGTTGCTTCGATTGCTGATAAAGTAGCTGTAATGTATGGTGGACAGATCATCGAAAGCGGAACAGTGGAAGAAATCTTTTATGATCCTCGTCATCCATATACTTGGAGTCTTTTATCGGCGCTTCCTCAATTAGCGCAAAAAGGAGACGTGTTATATTCGGTTCCCGGTACGCCGCCTTCTTTATATAAAGACATCGTAGGGGACGCATTTGCTCCAAGAAGCGCATATGCTATGGCAATCGATTTTAAGGAAGAACCGCCTATGTTCCCAATATCAGAAACACATTTTGCGAAAACCTGGTTACTGGACCCTCGAGCACCTCAAGTGGAAAAACCAGAGCAAATCAAAAATCTTCATGAAAAGATGATTGAACTAACAGAACATTTGGATATCGATGATACCGAAGATAGGAGCGATAAGTTTGACAAGTGA
- a CDS encoding ATP-binding cassette domain-containing protein, with translation MSIKKYFRMERKLVLFIFLLIILTMSVSTIRQVAIGNLANSLIDYSRTEFLMWIGINILLSVANISFSIMGDYFEVLGIQKMNVRMRRDLAKGIAHYSYDEFHENGPVGKYTSWLTNDIEQIDQKGIQVVYNFVLYLTGIIFPVSAFLYFHWSLVVASLLLAVVLTFLPKIVQRMIEKSSLALTLENERFVNHLESLLNGFDTLTAFKRKKVLPLQISEASEKVKKAQMDLKKKEITVDMITSLLSVASQFIILGLTGFLVLGHILKPGVLLAVGSLSGVIFTSLGQLSSLVVKIKAVDPLFAKYQELDLADDMQNEDFDFVRNPSLELVGVTSGDGNKNWLAPVSLKVPDNAKVKIIGKSGSGKSTLLKIMSGFTDHYQGEIRWQDQEGKAVDAKRSALYVPQAPYIFHDTILFNLTLGQPFEESKIEEALAIVNLTEVIEQLPEGLQTVLTTNGSTLSGGQRQRVALARAILVHPSILLLDESTSGLDQQTAQQIEEHFLRDLDQMVYVVSHHHNPVLDKYFTQSILL, from the coding sequence GTGTCGATAAAAAAATATTTCCGTATGGAGAGAAAGCTGGTTCTTTTTATATTTCTCTTGATCATTCTTACAATGTCCGTTTCAACTATTCGACAAGTCGCGATCGGTAATCTGGCGAATAGCCTGATCGATTATTCGAGAACAGAATTTCTTATGTGGATCGGGATAAACATACTGTTATCTGTAGCGAATATCAGTTTCTCAATTATGGGAGATTATTTTGAAGTTTTGGGGATCCAGAAAATGAATGTACGGATGCGTCGCGATTTGGCTAAAGGGATCGCGCATTATTCTTATGATGAGTTTCATGAAAATGGACCTGTCGGAAAATATACTTCTTGGTTAACGAATGATATCGAACAGATCGATCAAAAAGGGATCCAAGTGGTTTACAATTTTGTGCTTTATCTAACAGGTATCATTTTTCCGGTTTCCGCATTTTTGTATTTTCATTGGTCCTTAGTTGTGGCGTCGCTTCTGTTGGCAGTTGTCTTGACCTTTTTGCCTAAAATCGTGCAGCGGATGATCGAAAAATCATCATTAGCTCTTACATTAGAAAACGAGCGTTTTGTCAATCACTTAGAAAGTTTGCTGAACGGCTTTGATACCTTGACCGCATTCAAGAGAAAGAAGGTACTGCCGCTTCAGATCTCTGAAGCTTCTGAAAAGGTTAAAAAAGCTCAAATGGATTTAAAGAAAAAAGAAATAACTGTCGATATGATCACCTCATTACTTAGTGTAGCAAGTCAGTTTATTATTCTAGGATTGACTGGCTTTCTTGTGTTGGGTCATATCTTAAAACCAGGGGTGCTGCTGGCGGTTGGATCATTATCGGGAGTGATTTTTACGTCGCTTGGTCAATTGTCCAGTCTTGTCGTCAAGATCAAAGCGGTCGATCCATTGTTTGCCAAGTATCAAGAGTTGGATCTGGCAGACGATATGCAAAACGAAGACTTTGATTTTGTCCGCAATCCAAGTTTGGAGCTGGTTGGAGTGACTAGCGGTGACGGCAACAAAAATTGGTTAGCACCAGTGTCATTAAAAGTTCCAGACAATGCGAAGGTGAAGATCATTGGAAAAAGCGGCAGCGGGAAAAGCACACTGTTGAAAATAATGTCCGGATTCACGGATCATTATCAAGGTGAGATCCGCTGGCAGGATCAAGAAGGAAAAGCTGTCGATGCCAAACGATCAGCATTGTACGTTCCTCAAGCTCCGTATATTTTCCATGATACGATTTTATTCAACCTGACATTAGGACAGCCTTTTGAAGAGTCCAAAATCGAAGAAGCCTTAGCCATCGTTAATTTGACAGAAGTTATCGAGCAATTACCAGAAGGCTTGCAAACAGTCTTGACCACTAATGGTTCGACATTGTCAGGCGGTCAACGACAAAGAGTCGCTTTAGCCCGCGCTATTTTGGTGCATCCATCGATTTTGTTGCTAGATGAAAGCACGTCCGGTCTTGATCAACAGACTGCCCAACAAATCGAGGAGCATTTCCTTAGAGATCTGGACCAAATGGTGTATGTTGTCTCTCACCACCACAATCCAGTACTCGACAAATACTTTACGCAATCGATTTTGCTATAA
- the oppC gene encoding oligopeptide ABC transporter permease OppC: MENVNKDVQNDFSFVQVNSLASEKIDTPKYSYWRSVMRKFFSNKVAILMLILMIAILLISFIQPMFSGYEFMDVKDINDFSKRYNPPSLKYWFGTDANGMSLFDAVWAGAKTSISISVIATLITTVIGVVVGAIWGTSKKIDRVMLEIYNVVSNVPTLLIVIVLSYTFGSGFWNLIFAMSVTSWLGVAYFIRVQVMIIRDREYNLASKTLGTPTLRMIFRNILPYLISVIVTDVSRALPSFISYETFLSFLGVGLSSDVPSLGRLISKYTSNMSNYPYLFWIPVAVLALVSVSLYIVGQTLADAADPRTHL, encoded by the coding sequence GTGGAAAATGTAAACAAAGATGTTCAAAACGACTTTTCTTTTGTTCAAGTCAATTCATTGGCGTCTGAAAAAATCGATACGCCTAAATATTCCTACTGGCGCTCTGTCATGAGAAAATTCTTCTCAAATAAAGTAGCGATCCTGATGCTGATTCTAATGATAGCTATCCTATTGATAAGTTTTATACAACCGATGTTCAGCGGTTATGAGTTCATGGATGTAAAAGATATCAATGACTTTTCGAAACGCTACAATCCGCCAAGTCTCAAGTATTGGTTTGGGACCGACGCAAATGGTATGTCACTGTTTGATGCCGTTTGGGCTGGTGCCAAAACATCCATTTCTATCAGTGTGATCGCGACATTGATCACTACAGTCATCGGCGTTGTGGTTGGCGCTATTTGGGGGACATCGAAAAAAATCGACCGCGTGATGTTGGAAATCTATAACGTGGTCTCTAATGTTCCCACATTGCTGATCGTTATCGTTTTATCTTATACGTTTGGATCTGGTTTTTGGAATCTCATTTTTGCTATGAGTGTCACCAGTTGGCTGGGAGTTGCCTATTTTATACGGGTCCAAGTGATGATCATCCGGGACAGAGAGTATAACTTGGCATCAAAAACATTAGGAACGCCTACATTACGCATGATCTTCCGCAACATCTTGCCGTATCTGATCTCAGTTATCGTAACAGATGTTTCCCGTGCGCTTCCTTCATTTATTTCTTACGAAACATTCCTTTCGTTCTTAGGAGTAGGGTTGAGCTCTGATGTACCTTCTTTAGGTAGATTGATTTCTAAATATACAAGTAATATGAGTAACTATCCTTATCTCTTCTGGATTCCAGTTGCTGTGTTGGCCTTGGTATCAGTTTCTTTATACATTGTTGGGCAAACACTTGCAGATGCGGCAGATCCAAGAACCCATCTTTAG